A region from the Oceanidesulfovibrio marinus genome encodes:
- a CDS encoding branched-chain amino acid ABC transporter substrate-binding protein — MKRILSIILALGLLAAFAGGVQAEELKIGSLSPLTGPYAADGNDIANGARAAIKVIKDEGGIEGYDDIVLLAQDSACDPRQAVAAANKLINEEVAGVVGAYCSSATIPASETLAEEDIIMITPASTNEKVTERGLDYMFRMCGRDDDQSKAAVKFMTDYLKGKTIFIVDDKTTYSQGLADNVEKLANEAGIEVIEHDHVNQGDKDFSAVLTKIKEANPDVFYMSLQNSSSGALMLIQAKRAGIDAAIVAQDAVYHPQLIENAKEAADGVYLTFGFIDEEKPAFKKFKDAYAEYGDPGAYSGYAYDAAYVLLSGIKAAGSTDPAAVKDEIMKMDFEGATKHVKFAENGDSGSNYVIRVIKDGKYVNFWDPNTGELY; from the coding sequence ATGAAACGGATACTCAGCATTATCCTGGCTCTCGGTCTCCTCGCCGCGTTTGCTGGCGGCGTCCAGGCCGAGGAACTCAAAATCGGCAGCCTTTCCCCCCTCACGGGGCCCTACGCCGCCGACGGCAATGACATCGCCAACGGCGCACGCGCCGCCATCAAGGTCATCAAGGACGAGGGCGGCATCGAGGGCTACGACGACATCGTTCTGCTGGCCCAGGACAGCGCCTGCGATCCTCGCCAGGCCGTGGCCGCAGCCAACAAGCTCATCAACGAAGAAGTGGCCGGCGTTGTCGGCGCCTACTGCTCCAGCGCCACCATCCCTGCTTCCGAGACCCTGGCGGAAGAGGACATCATCATGATTACCCCGGCTTCCACCAACGAGAAAGTGACGGAGCGCGGGCTTGATTACATGTTCCGCATGTGCGGCCGTGACGACGACCAGTCCAAGGCCGCGGTCAAGTTCATGACTGATTACCTGAAGGGCAAGACCATCTTCATCGTGGACGACAAGACCACCTACTCCCAGGGCCTGGCCGACAACGTCGAGAAGCTGGCCAACGAGGCGGGCATCGAGGTCATCGAACACGACCACGTGAACCAGGGCGACAAGGACTTCTCCGCCGTTCTCACCAAGATCAAGGAAGCCAACCCCGACGTCTTCTACATGAGCCTGCAGAACTCCTCGTCCGGCGCGCTCATGCTGATCCAGGCCAAGCGTGCCGGCATCGACGCCGCCATCGTGGCCCAGGACGCCGTGTACCATCCCCAGCTTATCGAGAACGCCAAGGAAGCCGCCGACGGCGTCTACCTGACCTTCGGCTTCATCGACGAAGAGAAGCCCGCGTTCAAGAAGTTCAAGGATGCCTACGCCGAGTACGGCGACCCCGGCGCATACTCCGGCTATGCCTATGACGCCGCCTACGTGCTGCTCTCCGGCATCAAGGCCGCCGGCTCCACCGATCCCGCCGCCGTCAAGGACGAGATCATGAAGATGGACTTCGAGGGCGCCACCAAGCACGTCAAGTTCGCGGAAAATGGCGACTCCGGCTCCAACTACGTGATCCGGGTCATCAAGGACGGCAAGTACGTGAACTTCTGGGATCCCAACACCGGCGAGCTGTACTAG